The Elaeis guineensis isolate ETL-2024a chromosome 13, EG11, whole genome shotgun sequence genome includes a region encoding these proteins:
- the LOC105056330 gene encoding uncharacterized protein has product MLLYECFFLLKFVISKLPMRKSTVVQALLILPLLTFHVFSQQEGSTAPMEKTEQEALYLAIQSFVGKWWNGSELYPDPCGWTPIQGVSCDFLDGLWYITVLDIGPVLENSLECTQDAKFSPLLFKFKHLKSLCFFNCFSPHQPTTIPSSNWEKLAGSLETLVFRSNQGLIGEIPASLGQLTNLKSLVLVENSLAGMLPRELGSLVHLKRLVLTGNRFSGQIPVSLAGNLSELLILDLSRNNLSGPLPSSFGGLTSLLTLDLSNNTLEGSLPSGLGELRNLTLLDLRNNNFSGGLTHSLQSMTSIQDMLLSNNPLGGNLMEFGWENLRNLTTLDLSNTGLTGVIPDSISSLKTLRSLALDNNHLSGSVSPKLATLPSLGALYLSGNNLTGELEFSEGFYKRMGGRFTSWNNPNLCYNSEVMSTGHVPVGVERCKHEQENSVYNSSTENIVSSGSSNQNSGLLASFGFSACINGFWWVIVVQELVPLLLLILL; this is encoded by the exons ATGCTTCTCTATGAGTGCTTCTTTCTACTCAAATTTGTTATATCCAAGTTACCAATGAGGAAGAGCACTGTAGTTCAGGCTCTTCTTATCCTCCCACTCCTCACCTTCCATGTTTTCTCCCAGCAAGAAGGCTCAACGGCCCCAATGGAGAAGACAGAGCAAGAAGCTCTGTATTTGGCGATCCAAAGCTTCGTCGGCAAATGGTGGAATGGCTCAGAACTTTATCCGGACCCCTGTGGCTGGACGCCGATCCAG GGAGTATCATGTGATTTTTTGGATGGCCTGTGGTATATAACCGTCCTCGACATCGGACCGGTACTGGAAAACTCCCTTGAATGTACCCAGGATGCAAAGTTTAGCCCATTACTTTTCAAGTTCAAGCATCTGAAGAGCCTATGCTTCTTCAACTGCTTCTCTCCCCATCAACCCACCACCATCCCATCCAGCAACTGGGAGAAGCTCGCTGGAAGCTTAGAAACCTTGGTGTTCCGATCGAATCAAGGCCTCATTGGAGAAATTCCAGCCAGCCTCGGTCAACTTACCAATCTCAAGTCCCTAGTTCTAGTGGAGAACTCATTAGCAGGAATGCTGCCTCGAGAACTCGGCAGCCTAGTCCATCTAAAGAGGCTGGTGCTCACAGGAAATAGATTCTCTGGTCAAATTCCGGTTTCTCTGGCAGGCAATCTCTCGGAGCTCTTAATCTTGGACCTCAGCAGGAACAATCTAAGCGGTCCTCTGCCATCATCTTTTGGCGGTCTCACTTCACTGTTGACACTAGATTTGAGCAACAATACCTTAGAAGGGAGTCTTCCATCAGGGCTCGGAGAGCTGAGGAATCTTACCCTGCTAGACCTCAGAAACAACAACTTTTCTGGTGGATTAACTCACTCTCTTCAAAGCATGACCTCCATCCAAGACATGCTTCTCTCCAACAACCCGCTCGGTGGGAATCTCATGGAGTTTGGGTGGGAGAATCTAAGGAATCTCACCACCTTGGACCTCTCCAACACAGGTCTAACTGGGGTGATTCCAGATTCTATTTCCAGTTTGAAGACATTGAGATCCCTTGCATTGGACAACAACCATCTTTCTGGCAGTGTGTCTCCAAAGCTTGCAACTTTGCCTTCTCTAGGTGCACTCTATCTTAGCGGTAACAATTTGACAGGAGAGCTCGAGTTCTCTGAAGGGTTCTATAAGAGGATGGGGGGGAGATTTACTTCCTGGAACAATCCAAATCTCTGCTACAATTCTGAGGTGATGAGCACAGGACATGTCCCTGTGGGTGTGGAGCGTTGCAAACATGAGCAAGAGAATTCTGTTTATAACTCAAGTACAGAAAACATCGTTAGTAGTGGAAGCTCAAATCAGAATTCAGGTTTGCTGGCTTCCTTTGGGTTCTCAGCTTGCATCAATGGGTTCTGGTGGGTGATTGTAGTCCAAGAGCTGGTGCCTTTGTTGCTTTTGATTCTGCTATAA